Proteins encoded together in one uncultured Desulfosarcina sp. window:
- a CDS encoding tetratricopeptide repeat protein, with product MAQETEHKIQFTAKTGLLVAAIVLLTLIAYLPAIQSGYIWDDDDYVTENQTLWSSGGLAQIWMSPKSTPQYYPLVHSSFWLEYQLWELNPMGYHITNVLLHIGAAMLLWRGLFLLGLPYSWVAAFIFALHPVHVESVAWITERKNVLSMVFYLSAAICMFYRLDLVENKIKPKRSWFWYLGGLFFFACALLSKTVTCSLPAALLLLIWWRRGRVKFLEVLDLLPFFALGLVGGLSTAWLEQHHVGAQGVEWNYGLVERVLIAGRVIWFYAGKLFWPGELVFNYPRWSVDSGAWWQYFFPVAVISVTVFLWFMRRRWGRGPLTAFLFFCGTLFPALGFIDVYPFRYSFVADHFQYHASIGLIAAAVVAGGRLIGSWPVRRVGALAGVVIALLAVCTYYQCYDYHDVETLWRRTIAKNDGSWLAHNNLGVILYSRGKDDEALQHYLAAVESQPNYTEALNNLGSLYAGKGESDRALSYFEEALSVEPGNVLAHYNLGVEYADRGEIDKAMRYYRKTLQLNPEYTRAHNNLGRLLMNLNRDDEAQRHFRLALEYSPRMVQAHINLGAIALKKESINDAILHSLAAIDLQPENAQAHTQLAIAYSRLDKMEKAIEAFETAWRLDPNDASIQANLGTALFRKNRFPEARDAYERALALTPQRSDLQANLADTYAALGNKQKAVDFYRRALARDPDSLRTRLNYGIFMARNGNLDAALEQFNAVLRTHPESVEAHRSRVQAQWLAGYHAAARDSYSALKKISPIQAAELAGFIPELEAEFSGEKSEG from the coding sequence ATGGCTCAGGAAACAGAACATAAAATCCAATTCACAGCTAAAACCGGTTTATTAGTCGCGGCCATTGTCCTGTTGACGCTGATTGCTTATCTGCCGGCCATCCAGAGCGGTTATATTTGGGATGACGACGACTATGTAACCGAAAATCAAACGCTGTGGTCCTCCGGCGGCCTGGCACAAATCTGGATGTCGCCCAAATCCACCCCCCAATACTATCCGCTAGTTCACTCCTCTTTCTGGCTGGAATACCAGCTTTGGGAACTCAACCCGATGGGATACCACATCACCAATGTGCTGCTACACATCGGTGCGGCAATGCTGCTGTGGCGCGGCTTGTTTCTCCTTGGATTGCCCTATTCGTGGGTGGCTGCGTTTATTTTCGCCCTCCACCCGGTTCATGTCGAATCGGTGGCCTGGATCACGGAGCGCAAGAATGTGCTGTCCATGGTATTCTATCTTTCCGCGGCCATTTGCATGTTTTACCGGCTGGACCTGGTTGAAAACAAAATAAAGCCAAAGCGCAGTTGGTTCTGGTATCTCGGCGGATTGTTCTTTTTTGCATGCGCTTTATTAAGCAAGACCGTTACCTGCTCACTGCCCGCCGCGCTGTTACTCCTTATCTGGTGGCGGCGAGGACGAGTGAAATTCCTTGAAGTTCTCGATTTGCTGCCTTTTTTTGCGTTGGGGCTGGTTGGCGGCCTTTCCACGGCCTGGTTGGAGCAGCACCATGTGGGGGCCCAAGGGGTTGAGTGGAACTACGGGCTGGTTGAACGGGTGCTCATTGCCGGCCGCGTTATCTGGTTCTATGCCGGCAAGTTGTTCTGGCCTGGGGAACTGGTATTCAACTATCCGCGTTGGTCCGTGGACAGCGGTGCCTGGTGGCAATATTTTTTCCCGGTTGCCGTTATTTCGGTGACCGTCTTTCTGTGGTTCATGAGACGGAGATGGGGACGGGGACCGCTGACGGCCTTTCTGTTTTTCTGCGGGACCCTTTTTCCCGCCCTGGGGTTCATCGATGTCTATCCGTTTCGATATTCCTTTGTGGCCGATCATTTTCAATACCATGCCAGCATCGGGCTGATTGCTGCCGCCGTTGTTGCTGGAGGCCGTCTGATAGGGTCTTGGCCCGTCCGAAGGGTTGGTGCCTTGGCTGGTGTCGTGATTGCCCTGCTGGCCGTCTGTACCTACTACCAGTGTTATGATTACCACGATGTGGAGACATTGTGGCGGCGTACGATTGCCAAGAATGACGGATCCTGGCTGGCCCACAACAACCTGGGGGTGATCCTTTATTCCCGAGGGAAGGACGATGAGGCCCTGCAACACTATTTGGCGGCCGTTGAATCCCAACCGAATTACACGGAAGCGTTGAACAACCTGGGCTCTCTGTATGCCGGCAAGGGCGAATCGGATCGGGCCCTCTCTTATTTCGAAGAAGCATTATCCGTGGAACCGGGCAATGTCCTGGCCCACTATAATCTAGGCGTGGAATATGCCGACCGCGGCGAGATCGACAAGGCCATGCGCTATTACCGCAAGACCTTGCAGTTGAACCCCGAATACACCAGAGCGCACAACAATCTGGGACGTCTGTTGATGAATCTGAACCGCGATGATGAGGCCCAACGGCATTTCCGATTGGCCCTGGAATATTCTCCCCGTATGGTACAGGCGCATATCAATCTTGGGGCCATAGCCTTGAAAAAAGAATCCATCAACGATGCGATCCTTCATTCGCTCGCAGCCATCGACCTGCAACCGGAAAATGCCCAGGCGCACACTCAATTGGCAATCGCATACAGCCGGTTGGACAAGATGGAGAAAGCGATCGAAGCATTCGAAACCGCCTGGCGGTTGGATCCCAACGATGCTTCAATTCAAGCCAATTTAGGGACGGCCCTATTTCGTAAAAATCGCTTTCCCGAAGCGCGGGATGCCTATGAACGCGCACTGGCGCTGACGCCCCAACGTTCAGACCTGCAGGCCAATCTGGCCGATACCTATGCAGCCCTGGGGAATAAGCAAAAAGCTGTCGATTTCTACCGCCGTGCCTTGGCCCGCGACCCCGACAGCCTACGAACACGATTGAACTATGGCATATTCATGGCCCGTAACGGCAATTTAGATGCGGCGCTGGAACAGTTCAACGCGGTTTTGCGCACGCATCCGGAATCGGTCGAGGCCCATCGAAGCCGGGTGCAGGCCCAATGGCTGGCCGGGTATCATGCTGCGGCCCGTGACAGCTATTCGGCCCTGAAAAAAATATCGCCGATTCAGGCGGCGGAGTTGGCCGGGTTCATTCCGGAATTGGAGGCCGAATTTAGTGGTGAGAAATCAGAAGGATAG
- the xrtH gene encoding exosortase H: MKIERPTNRRALLLFSIRFVLLAGGLYILFNWLPPSAIADPLNRHTAAMTAFLLRLPHLEPSVSGVILTAHGFSIRIIAECTAIFVAILYFSFVMAYPTALKNKLLGLAAGLPFLFAANLARILFIFLVGLKYRTFFEYAHVYIGQIVMILLVLVAVMTWLRSIAAVEMDDRPLSFLARFIAYSSIPFVFWLYLDQGFVYINLLIVKALLGLFGLQVPIPEKLDLYPHTFNTFHLIAFTSLMMATRSIERSQKAGCILIGLSILCGAHLLFRLNQVLFVDFNIKYAMRPFVALIIINQWILPFGLWLFFARNVLFKREDRFICPICGAEKKGLIEHMKAKHGYELNQKSLHISEKIA, encoded by the coding sequence ATGAAAATAGAACGTCCGACCAATCGCCGTGCATTGCTCTTATTCAGCATCCGTTTCGTGCTGCTTGCCGGTGGACTATACATCCTGTTCAACTGGCTGCCGCCATCAGCAATAGCCGATCCGCTCAACAGGCATACCGCGGCAATGACGGCCTTTCTTTTGCGTTTGCCTCATCTGGAACCGTCCGTTTCCGGGGTGATTCTAACGGCCCATGGCTTCAGCATCAGAATTATCGCGGAATGCACCGCCATTTTCGTGGCGATTCTCTATTTCTCCTTTGTAATGGCATATCCCACGGCCTTGAAAAACAAGCTGTTGGGCCTTGCGGCCGGGCTGCCGTTTCTCTTTGCCGCCAACCTGGCGCGCATACTCTTCATTTTTCTGGTCGGGCTCAAATACAGAACCTTTTTCGAATATGCCCATGTTTATATCGGCCAGATCGTCATGATTCTGCTTGTCCTGGTAGCCGTGATGACCTGGCTGCGCTCCATTGCCGCCGTAGAAATGGATGATCGGCCGCTTTCCTTTCTGGCCCGATTCATCGCCTATTCAAGCATACCGTTTGTGTTCTGGCTTTATCTGGATCAGGGGTTCGTCTATATCAACCTGTTAATCGTCAAGGCGCTGTTGGGCCTGTTCGGTCTTCAGGTACCAATCCCGGAAAAACTCGACCTTTATCCGCATACGTTCAACACCTTTCATCTGATTGCATTCACTTCGCTGATGATGGCCACCCGTTCCATCGAGCGATCTCAGAAAGCCGGATGCATCCTGATCGGCCTATCGATCTTGTGTGGCGCCCATTTGCTGTTCCGATTGAATCAGGTACTCTTCGTGGATTTTAATATCAAGTATGCCATGCGGCCGTTTGTTGCCCTGATCATCATCAACCAGTGGATACTGCCGTTCGGGCTCTGGTTGTTTTTTGCCCGCAACGTGCTCTTCAAGCGTGAGGATCGTTTCATCTGCCCGATCTGCGGGGCAGAAAAAAAAGGATTGATCGAGCATATGAAAGCCAAGCATGGCTATGAATTGAATCAAAAATCACTGCACATATCGGAAAAGATCGCATGA
- a CDS encoding UDP-glucuronic acid decarboxylase family protein → MKHLRKRVLVTGGAGFLGSHLCDRLVERGEDVLCVDNYFTGQKKNIEHLLGKPNFELLRHDITFPLYVEVDEIYNLACPASPIHYQFDPVQTTKTSVHGAINMLGLAKRTKAKIFQASTSEVYGDPTIHPQTEDYWGHVNPIGYRSCYDEGKRCAETLFFDYHRQHRLHIKVARIFNTYGPRMHPNDGRVISNFIVQAIRGEPITIYGNGGQTRSFCYVSDMIDAFFDLMATPEDITGPMNLGNPGEYSILELAQTILKMTCSPSEIVFKPLPPDDPLQRQPDISFAKKILEWKPKINLQEGLEKTIRYFQNGHLP, encoded by the coding sequence ATGAAGCACCTCAGAAAACGCGTTTTGGTCACTGGAGGAGCTGGTTTTTTGGGCTCGCACCTGTGCGACAGGTTGGTCGAAAGAGGGGAGGACGTCCTTTGTGTGGACAACTACTTCACCGGTCAGAAAAAAAACATCGAGCACCTGTTGGGCAAGCCCAATTTCGAGTTGTTGCGGCACGACATCACCTTTCCTCTCTACGTCGAAGTGGACGAAATTTACAATCTGGCCTGCCCGGCCTCACCCATCCATTATCAGTTCGACCCTGTCCAGACGACGAAGACCAGCGTACACGGTGCCATCAACATGCTGGGCTTGGCCAAGCGCACCAAGGCAAAAATTTTCCAGGCTTCGACCAGCGAGGTCTACGGCGATCCAACCATCCACCCCCAGACCGAAGATTATTGGGGGCACGTCAATCCCATCGGCTACCGGTCGTGTTACGATGAAGGCAAGCGTTGCGCCGAAACGCTTTTTTTCGATTACCACCGGCAGCACCGGCTGCACATCAAGGTCGCGCGGATCTTCAATACCTATGGCCCGCGCATGCATCCCAACGATGGGCGGGTCATATCCAATTTCATCGTCCAGGCAATCCGGGGGGAACCCATTACCATATACGGAAACGGCGGCCAGACCCGATCCTTCTGTTATGTCAGCGATATGATCGATGCATTTTTTGATTTGATGGCAACACCGGAAGACATAACCGGTCCCATGAATCTGGGAAATCCCGGTGAATACAGCATCCTCGAATTGGCGCAAACGATACTGAAAATGACCTGCTCACCATCGGAAATTGTATTTAAACCGCTTCCCCCGGATGATCCGTTGCAGCGTCAACCGGATATATCTTTTGCCAAGAAGATCCTGGAGTGGAAGCCGAAGATTAACCTGCAAGAAGGGCTGGAGAAGACGATCCGGTATTTTCAAAATGGTCATCTGCCATGA
- a CDS encoding tetratricopeptide repeat protein, with amino-acid sequence MTIKKSLILTIFLLLTAALAATAADGPDRTAKKLYNKGVKAYEKNDFSEARKNLKEAIENYPDYADAYYTLGRIALAEKQTQQAFDYFSKATRIDPTHSQAQLEMGRILMAARMPEEALLRIEVVLKNDPGNLDALLVKGSALLAQKRSAEGIKILSPLFEKGERNRDLILLLAAAHFRKGEAPLGESVLKAGLKAHPEDIALHLQLAGAHQRAGDLKAAQAIMQKVIEIDPTNAAYPITLARLYWETKENQKADQVLEKALKENPDDPARRIAVANFYLEKKQIDRAQQLLIEGFASGDPGARLRLSLSELYLKTNRPQEAIDLLEKGLKETQASETDERIRIHNALAKIYLAAKEIDTAKAYAENVLKQDPANLQALVTRGMALKSGGKADAAIQDFKQVLRRKPDFVQGYLQLADAYAMQRKTGMARKTLDAGLRLASADRELLMASYRVCLMEKDYKQAEQHLLDLVDKYPQAIDAQAMLGDFYLALNDESAARREFSEIVLKSPRSAVGHIKLARLYARQGQTDSAIAQLQKGLGLVEDNQALSAELVTVWLSAERFDDALVLCDNRLKANPEEAFAHYLKGRVFSSMKKYDDARKAFEKAAEIDPMWPEAGNSLAAVYLLQDKKKEAIDHFEETLAHNPKNSTATLVLGRLYEERNEYDKAIKVYENGVGKVPGFWSAANRLAFLLADRATSVETLDRALKIASAAYRMKPGQAAIIDTLGWIYYKKGETERSLHLYEKLIAAAPEDPVVNYHMGVVLKKSGDIDTAREKLQTATRSEAKFYGRDHAEALLRELTNS; translated from the coding sequence ATGACAATCAAAAAATCCCTGATTCTCACAATCTTTCTGCTGCTCACCGCAGCGTTAGCGGCAACGGCTGCCGATGGCCCCGACCGCACGGCCAAGAAACTTTACAACAAAGGTGTGAAGGCATACGAGAAAAACGATTTTTCGGAAGCACGGAAGAATCTTAAAGAGGCCATCGAGAACTACCCGGATTACGCCGATGCCTACTACACGCTCGGCCGGATCGCCCTGGCGGAAAAGCAAACCCAGCAGGCATTCGATTATTTTTCCAAGGCGACCCGCATCGACCCCACTCACAGCCAGGCCCAACTGGAAATGGGCCGGATCCTCATGGCGGCCCGCATGCCGGAAGAAGCACTGCTTCGGATCGAGGTAGTGTTGAAAAACGACCCCGGCAATCTGGATGCTCTGCTCGTTAAAGGCTCGGCCCTGCTGGCCCAGAAGAGAAGCGCTGAAGGGATCAAAATCCTCTCTCCGCTGTTCGAGAAAGGAGAGCGCAACCGGGATCTGATCCTGCTGCTGGCAGCGGCTCATTTCAGAAAAGGTGAAGCGCCCCTGGGTGAGTCGGTTCTCAAGGCCGGCCTCAAAGCCCATCCCGAGGACATCGCCCTGCATCTTCAACTGGCCGGAGCCCATCAGCGTGCCGGGGACCTGAAAGCGGCCCAGGCCATCATGCAAAAGGTCATCGAGATCGATCCCACCAACGCGGCCTATCCCATCACCCTGGCCCGGCTGTACTGGGAAACCAAGGAGAACCAAAAGGCCGATCAGGTACTGGAAAAGGCCCTGAAGGAGAACCCGGATGATCCGGCACGGCGCATCGCCGTGGCCAATTTCTATCTGGAGAAGAAGCAGATCGATCGTGCCCAGCAATTGCTCATTGAAGGATTCGCTTCCGGTGATCCGGGCGCCCGTTTGAGGCTGTCCTTAAGCGAGCTGTACCTGAAAACCAACCGCCCCCAGGAAGCCATCGATTTGCTGGAAAAGGGCCTTAAAGAGACCCAGGCGTCGGAAACCGATGAACGCATTCGAATCCATAATGCCTTGGCGAAAATCTATTTGGCCGCCAAAGAGATCGATACTGCCAAAGCCTATGCGGAAAACGTGCTGAAGCAGGATCCCGCCAACTTGCAGGCGCTGGTAACCCGCGGTATGGCCTTGAAAAGCGGCGGCAAGGCGGATGCGGCCATACAGGATTTCAAACAGGTCCTGCGGCGCAAACCCGATTTTGTACAAGGCTACCTCCAATTGGCCGATGCCTATGCCATGCAACGCAAGACCGGTATGGCCCGCAAGACGCTGGACGCAGGACTCCGCTTGGCGTCGGCGGACCGCGAACTGCTCATGGCGTCCTACCGGGTCTGTCTGATGGAGAAAGACTATAAGCAGGCAGAGCAGCACCTGCTCGATCTGGTCGATAAATATCCACAGGCCATCGATGCCCAGGCGATGCTGGGCGATTTCTATCTGGCTCTCAACGACGAAAGTGCGGCCCGGCGAGAATTCAGCGAGATTGTATTGAAATCTCCCCGCTCGGCGGTGGGGCACATCAAACTCGCTCGACTTTACGCCCGGCAGGGCCAGACTGACAGCGCCATTGCCCAGTTGCAGAAAGGCCTTGGATTGGTGGAGGACAACCAGGCCCTGTCCGCCGAACTCGTGACAGTCTGGCTGTCCGCCGAGCGCTTTGACGATGCCTTGGTCCTGTGCGACAATCGCCTGAAAGCCAATCCTGAAGAGGCCTTTGCCCACTACCTGAAGGGCAGGGTCTTCAGCAGCATGAAAAAATACGATGATGCCCGGAAAGCCTTCGAAAAGGCGGCCGAAATCGATCCCATGTGGCCGGAGGCGGGCAACAGCCTGGCCGCCGTTTATCTACTGCAGGATAAAAAGAAAGAAGCCATCGATCACTTCGAGGAGACCCTGGCACATAACCCTAAAAATTCCACCGCCACCCTGGTGCTCGGGCGCCTGTACGAGGAGCGCAACGAATATGACAAGGCCATAAAGGTCTATGAAAACGGTGTCGGCAAGGTACCGGGATTCTGGAGCGCGGCCAACCGCCTGGCCTTTTTACTGGCCGACCGGGCTACCTCCGTGGAGACTTTGGATCGGGCCCTGAAGATCGCTTCGGCGGCCTACCGGATGAAACCGGGGCAGGCTGCGATCATCGATACCCTGGGTTGGATCTACTATAAGAAGGGTGAGACCGAACGGTCGCTGCACCTGTACGAAAAACTCATCGCCGCTGCACCCGAAGACCCGGTGGTCAACTACCATATGGGTGTGGTCCTGAAAAAATCGGGGGATATCGATACGGCCAGAGAGAAGTTGCAGACCGCCACCCGTAGCGAAGCCAAGTTTTACGGCCGGGATCATGCCGAGGCGTTGCTGAGGGAGTTGACGAACTCGTAA
- a CDS encoding MauE/DoxX family redox-associated membrane protein gives MKPETTHSLHQSLHQSLQPVGYRIIVVSLGGILLVAAVVKGIDLQQFALQIRQYGILPDNAGLIHGVAWFMVVVEAVIGAALLVNWRPKLMLAAFVALMLLFIVALVWAIVQGGVADCGCFGPAAQRSPLEALVEDAVLLLIAVAAWRLRPEGIYFRKPLKTWAVAAVCVLAMSLPLTVGKGLSDPPSAALEEGRNGSGMVLESLSGEQIDLTTGTFLLALMSTDCAHCRESVPLLNEIVAEVDDAISICGITASEQAEVDRFIEDNFAFYPVLNIDAQRFTSLMSDAPLPQFLLIRDGQILSRWQGEVPQLRALMEVAAKAQGA, from the coding sequence ATGAAACCAGAGACAACCCATAGTCTGCACCAAAGTCTGCACCAAAGTCTGCAACCGGTCGGCTACCGTATCATCGTCGTTTCCCTGGGTGGCATCCTGCTGGTGGCGGCCGTGGTCAAGGGCATCGATCTGCAGCAGTTTGCCCTGCAGATCCGTCAGTATGGCATCCTTCCGGACAATGCCGGACTGATCCACGGCGTGGCCTGGTTTATGGTGGTGGTGGAGGCCGTCATCGGGGCGGCGCTGCTGGTGAACTGGCGGCCCAAGCTGATGCTGGCGGCCTTCGTTGCGTTGATGTTGCTTTTCATCGTCGCCCTGGTCTGGGCCATCGTTCAGGGTGGTGTTGCGGATTGCGGTTGCTTCGGGCCTGCCGCCCAAAGAAGCCCGCTGGAGGCGCTGGTGGAAGATGCCGTCTTGCTGCTGATCGCAGTCGCCGCATGGCGGCTTCGGCCGGAAGGAATCTATTTTAGAAAACCGCTGAAAACGTGGGCCGTAGCCGCCGTTTGCGTCCTGGCCATGAGCCTGCCGTTGACCGTGGGAAAAGGGCTTTCGGACCCGCCGTCGGCTGCCCTGGAAGAAGGCAGGAACGGCTCCGGGATGGTTCTCGAATCATTGTCCGGCGAGCAGATCGACCTGACAACGGGAACCTTTTTACTGGCCCTGATGTCCACCGACTGCGCCCACTGCCGCGAATCGGTGCCCCTGCTCAATGAAATCGTCGCCGAAGTGGACGACGCCATTTCCATTTGCGGAATCACCGCCAGTGAGCAAGCCGAGGTGGATCGGTTCATCGAGGACAACTTCGCCTTTTATCCCGTGTTAAACATAGATGCGCAGCGCTTTACGTCATTGATGAGCGATGCTCCGCTGCCCCAATTCCTTTTAATCCGCGATGGGCAGATTCTCTCCCGCTGGCAGGGTGAGGTTCCGCAGTTGAGGGCTTTGATGGAGGTGGCGGCGAAAGCGCAAGGTGCATAG
- a CDS encoding bifunctional glycosyltransferase family 2/GtrA family protein, whose amino-acid sequence MNTSASATRPLEAVENNSLPHSSALCSIGEKAQAGVVRLSIVIPCYNETATLTKCVERVLEIASDRLLLDIVIVDDGSTDGSLALAVGIAEANPGMVRVFGHECNQGKGAALQTGFSHANGDYVAVQDADLEYDPNDLIRLLGPLVAGHADVVIGSRFLSSGAHRVLYYWHSVGNKFLTTISNMFTDLNLTDMESCYKVFRREVLQQVTIKEKRFGFEPEIVAKVAHLGARVYEMGISYHGRTYEEGKKIGAKDGLRALYCIFRYNAYRVPLPVQFVIYLFIGGTAAMVNLLAFLGLIGLGLPVPGAAPSAFLLAATTNYILCILLLFRHKARWNSAMEILLYCLLVVFMAGVDLKITQACLMMGASAAAAKLTATAIGLVLNFVGRRFLIFPEKGGNSQIFK is encoded by the coding sequence ATGAACACATCCGCGTCTGCTACCCGACCGCTGGAGGCGGTTGAAAACAATTCATTGCCACACTCATCGGCACTTTGCTCGATAGGGGAAAAAGCTCAGGCCGGTGTTGTGCGTCTCAGCATTGTTATTCCTTGCTACAATGAGACTGCCACTTTGACCAAATGTGTTGAACGCGTACTAGAAATTGCCAGTGATCGGTTGCTTCTGGATATCGTCATCGTCGATGACGGCTCCACCGATGGCAGCCTGGCGTTGGCCGTAGGTATTGCCGAGGCAAATCCCGGTATGGTCAGGGTTTTCGGCCACGAGTGCAACCAGGGAAAGGGCGCGGCCCTGCAAACCGGATTCTCCCATGCCAACGGTGACTATGTGGCTGTTCAGGATGCCGACCTGGAATACGATCCCAACGACCTGATTCGCCTGCTCGGCCCCCTGGTGGCCGGCCACGCCGACGTGGTGATCGGTTCAAGGTTCCTATCTTCCGGTGCCCATCGGGTCTTGTACTACTGGCATTCGGTGGGCAATAAGTTCCTGACTACGATTTCAAACATGTTCACAGACTTGAACCTGACCGATATGGAGAGCTGCTACAAGGTGTTTCGGCGCGAAGTCCTCCAGCAGGTAACCATCAAAGAAAAGCGCTTCGGATTCGAACCCGAAATCGTGGCCAAGGTTGCCCATCTGGGCGCCCGCGTCTACGAGATGGGCATCTCCTATCATGGCCGCACCTATGAGGAAGGTAAAAAGATCGGCGCCAAGGACGGTCTGCGGGCCCTGTACTGCATTTTTCGCTACAATGCCTATCGGGTGCCGCTGCCCGTCCAATTCGTCATCTACCTGTTTATCGGCGGAACGGCGGCGATGGTCAACCTGCTGGCCTTCCTCGGCCTCATTGGTCTTGGACTGCCGGTACCCGGGGCGGCGCCGTCCGCCTTCTTGCTGGCGGCGACAACCAATTATATTCTCTGCATCCTGCTCTTGTTCAGACACAAAGCCCGCTGGAACAGCGCCATGGAAATTCTGTTGTATTGTCTGTTGGTGGTTTTTATGGCCGGTGTGGATTTAAAGATCACTCAAGCGTGCCTAATGATGGGAGCTTCGGCTGCCGCGGCAAAACTGACGGCTACGGCCATAGGGTTGGTGCTGAATTTTGTGGGACGGCGGTTTTTGATCTTTCCGGAAAAGGGCGGGAATTCTCAGATATTCAAGTAA
- a CDS encoding putative porin gives MLNTLSAVRTRRFSWFQGLPVAASILFLVCFLYAGTGICEESLSAPVSASNNKDVEALILLLKQKGLLSEEEVQDFLQRISKGQQTPESPSMASQPSDVQDMEMLNQKIEDTNKKINQTQDNLLQRDRLNERRMDEIEEKIYEDMTVKQQKTSWAERIQLSGDIRLRYQADMYDENNSTELNDPESLGDIINTTVDRNRYRYRARLGLKAKLVDPREANVGKVDLGLRLATGNDDDPVSTNDTFGDAFNKDNILLDQAYLKWSWQPLEEKFGKLPKIGLIGGRMPNPFFSTDLVWDKDLNFEGLGMNLISDTLLSNSWSVFLAAGAFPLEEVELRQNDKWLYGAQIGWTHRPFWGLNYKVGVAIYNYENVQVDMTLEEETDKELIEDWDWSKPKFRQWGNSWAAIDPFDVSEYANWTTGLASDFKELNVTAMIDIDRFTPIHVIFWADYVKNLGYDRDEISNLETYLSITALEDQTEGYQFGVELGYPLVRAWGDWKVGLFYKYLEADAVLDAFTDSDFHGGGTDAEGYILKFQMGLYKNVWLESKYMSTNEIFEETEYRDSYQFAIDTFQLDINAAF, from the coding sequence ATGTTGAATACATTATCAGCTGTTAGAACACGCAGGTTCTCATGGTTTCAAGGGTTGCCGGTTGCGGCCTCCATTCTTTTTCTGGTTTGCTTTCTTTATGCAGGAACAGGGATCTGTGAGGAGTCGCTTTCAGCTCCGGTATCCGCATCCAACAATAAAGATGTCGAGGCGTTGATCCTGCTTCTCAAACAGAAAGGCCTGCTCAGCGAAGAAGAGGTCCAGGATTTTTTGCAACGGATATCAAAAGGTCAACAAACCCCTGAATCTCCCTCAATGGCATCACAACCCTCGGATGTTCAGGATATGGAAATGTTAAACCAAAAGATCGAGGATACAAACAAAAAAATCAACCAAACCCAGGACAACCTGTTGCAACGGGATCGTTTGAACGAACGGCGCATGGATGAAATAGAGGAAAAAATTTATGAAGACATGACCGTAAAACAGCAGAAAACCAGTTGGGCGGAGCGAATTCAACTAAGCGGAGATATTCGGCTGCGGTACCAGGCCGACATGTACGACGAGAACAATTCGACCGAACTCAACGACCCCGAATCGCTTGGGGATATCATCAACACGACCGTCGACCGCAATCGGTACCGGTATCGGGCCAGGCTGGGTTTGAAAGCCAAACTGGTCGATCCCAGGGAGGCCAATGTCGGCAAGGTGGACCTCGGGCTCCGTCTGGCGACCGGCAATGATGACGATCCGGTTTCCACCAACGACACTTTTGGCGATGCCTTCAATAAAGACAATATCCTTTTAGACCAAGCTTATCTGAAATGGTCCTGGCAACCACTCGAGGAAAAATTCGGGAAACTGCCCAAAATCGGACTGATCGGCGGTCGTATGCCCAACCCATTTTTCTCCACTGATCTTGTCTGGGACAAGGATTTGAATTTCGAGGGTTTGGGGATGAACCTGATATCCGACACGCTGCTCAGCAACTCATGGAGCGTTTTTCTGGCTGCCGGTGCGTTTCCCTTAGAAGAGGTGGAGCTTCGGCAAAACGATAAATGGTTGTATGGTGCGCAAATCGGATGGACCCATCGTCCTTTTTGGGGGTTGAACTATAAAGTGGGAGTGGCGATCTACAATTATGAAAATGTGCAGGTCGACATGACCCTGGAAGAAGAAACCGACAAGGAATTGATCGAAGACTGGGACTGGTCAAAGCCCAAATTCAGGCAATGGGGCAATAGCTGGGCGGCGATCGATCCATTCGATGTTTCGGAATATGCCAACTGGACCACCGGATTGGCCTCCGATTTCAAGGAACTGAATGTTACCGCCATGATCGATATCGACCGTTTTACTCCCATTCACGTGATATTCTGGGCGGATTACGTGAAAAACCTGGGGTATGATCGCGATGAGATCAGCAATCTCGAAACTTATTTGAGTATAACTGCACTTGAAGACCAGACCGAGGGCTATCAGTTCGGCGTGGAACTCGGTTACCCATTGGTCAGGGCGTGGGGAGACTGGAAGGTCGGACTGTTCTACAAATATCTCGAAGCGGATGCAGTGCTCGATGCGTTTACCGACTCCGATTTTCACGGCGGCGGAACGGATGCCGAAGGGTACATCCTTAAATTTCAGATGGGGCTTTATAAAAACGTCTGGCTGGAAAGTAAATACATGAGTACCAATGAAATCTTCGAAGAAACGGAGTATCGGGATTCCTATCAATTTGCCATAGATACTTTCCAATTGGATATTAATGCCGCTTTTTGA